From Ancylobacter pratisalsi, one genomic window encodes:
- a CDS encoding 2-isopropylmalate synthase → MSAPSSAASSTNDRVIIFDTTLRDGEQCPGASMTFEEKLEVAELLDTMGVDVIEAGFPIASVGDFESVAEIARRTKRAVIAGLARAIPADIARAGEAVKHARRPRIHTFVSTSPIHLEYQMRKTQDQVIDIITATVAQARNLVEDVEWSAMDATRTPIDYLAQCVMTAINAGATTINLPDTVGYATPSEYEAMFRQVRERVLDRVSNPESIVFSTHCHNDLGLAVANSLAGVAGGARQIECTINGLGERAGNAALEEIVMAINVRRDVLPYDTGIDASMLTRGSKLVSAVTSFPVQYNKAIVGRNAFAHESGIHQDGMLKNNTTYEIMTPESVGVNKTSLVMGKHSGRAAFRDKLKALGYELGENALNDAFTRFKDLADRKKIVYDEDIEALVDHEIAVAHDRMKLVSLTVIAGSHGPQRATMKMEVDGVIVTEEAEGNGPVDAVFNCIQAIVPHAARLALYQVHAVTEGTDAQAEVSVRLEDGDKAVTGRGSDPDTLVASAQAYIIALNKLQAKRNSLNAQSQSAAE, encoded by the coding sequence ATGTCCGCGCCTTCCTCCGCCGCATCCTCCACCAATGACCGCGTCATCATTTTCGACACCACGCTCCGCGATGGGGAGCAGTGCCCTGGCGCATCGATGACCTTTGAGGAGAAGCTGGAAGTTGCTGAGCTGCTCGACACGATGGGTGTCGATGTCATCGAGGCCGGCTTTCCCATCGCCTCCGTCGGTGATTTCGAATCGGTCGCCGAAATTGCCCGGCGTACCAAGCGGGCGGTGATCGCCGGACTCGCGCGGGCCATCCCGGCGGATATCGCGCGGGCCGGTGAGGCGGTGAAGCACGCCCGGCGGCCGCGTATTCACACCTTCGTGTCAACCTCGCCGATCCATCTCGAATACCAGATGCGCAAGACGCAGGACCAGGTGATCGACATCATCACCGCGACCGTCGCCCAGGCCCGCAATCTGGTCGAGGACGTGGAATGGTCGGCGATGGACGCCACCCGCACACCGATCGACTATCTCGCACAGTGCGTTATGACCGCGATCAACGCCGGTGCCACGACCATCAATCTCCCGGACACGGTAGGTTACGCCACGCCTTCCGAATATGAGGCGATGTTCCGGCAGGTGCGCGAGCGCGTGCTGGATCGCGTTTCCAATCCCGAGTCGATCGTGTTCTCGACCCATTGTCACAATGATCTCGGTCTGGCGGTGGCGAATTCGCTGGCGGGCGTTGCCGGCGGCGCGCGGCAAATCGAATGCACGATCAATGGCTTGGGCGAGCGCGCGGGCAACGCCGCACTGGAAGAGATCGTGATGGCGATCAATGTCCGCCGTGATGTGTTGCCCTACGATACCGGCATTGACGCCAGCATGCTGACGCGGGGCTCCAAGCTGGTCTCGGCGGTGACGTCTTTCCCGGTTCAATACAATAAGGCGATCGTCGGTCGGAACGCCTTTGCTCACGAGAGCGGCATCCACCAGGACGGGATGCTGAAGAATAATACCACTTATGAGATCATGACTCCCGAGAGTGTCGGCGTGAACAAGACCTCGCTGGTGATGGGCAAGCACTCCGGTCGCGCCGCCTTCCGCGACAAGCTGAAGGCCCTCGGCTACGAGCTGGGCGAGAACGCGCTGAACGATGCTTTCACCCGTTTCAAGGATTTGGCCGACCGCAAGAAAATCGTTTACGATGAAGACATTGAGGCACTTGTCGATCACGAGATCGCCGTCGCTCACGACCGGATGAAACTGGTGTCGCTCACTGTTATCGCCGGAAGTCATGGGCCGCAGCGGGCTACTATGAAGATGGAGGTCGATGGGGTGATCGTTACCGAGGAGGCGGAAGGTAACGGGCCGGTGGACGCGGTGTTCAACTGCATCCAGGCCATCGTGCCCCATGCCGCCCGCCTGGCGCTGTACCAGGTGCATGCCGTCACCGAGGGGACGGATGCGCAGGCTGAGGTGTCGGTCCGGCTGGAGGATGGCGACAAGGCGGTGACCGGTCGCGGGTCGGATCCGGACACACTGGTGGCTTCCGCGCAGGCCTATATCATCGCGCTCAATAAACTGCAGGCCAAGCGTAACAGCTTGAATGCACAGTCACAATCGGCGGCCGAATAG
- a CDS encoding DUF930 domain-containing protein, translating into MSDEDGAARVTALLPAREARVDLLASFALHGALLALLILAARPVLTPPDVPGIQTEVISERDFEALRGGVASPPAPTASEPALQEPALQEPALHPPVPASPPAVPPGSPSAAVRHGRAATPQPEMIRATRMLSEQALDSPRSRGLRRSLATLAGDERMAQLCDLEAMEQVQAWNASFQPDRLVDYALSDTRMEGDTLVAHGGAFRSRRQWYEISFRCELDPSQRKVIGFAFHVGEAIPRDEWAIDNLAASR; encoded by the coding sequence GTGAGCGATGAGGACGGTGCGGCGCGTGTGACCGCGCTTTTGCCGGCGCGTGAGGCGCGTGTGGATCTCCTCGCCTCGTTCGCGCTCCACGGGGCGCTGCTGGCGCTGCTGATACTGGCCGCTCGCCCGGTACTGACGCCGCCGGATGTGCCGGGGATCCAGACCGAGGTGATCAGCGAGCGCGATTTCGAGGCGCTGCGCGGCGGGGTGGCATCGCCCCCCGCGCCGACGGCTTCAGAACCGGCGCTCCAAGAGCCAGCCCTCCAAGAGCCGGCGCTCCATCCGCCCGTTCCTGCGTCGCCGCCGGCTGTCCCGCCCGGCTCGCCGTCCGCGGCGGTGCGCCATGGCCGTGCGGCGACGCCGCAGCCGGAGATGATCCGCGCGACGCGGATGCTGTCGGAGCAGGCGCTGGACAGCCCGCGCAGCCGTGGCCTGCGCCGTTCCCTGGCCACCCTCGCCGGCGATGAGCGCATGGCCCAGCTTTGCGATCTGGAGGCGATGGAGCAGGTGCAGGCGTGGAACGCGAGCTTCCAGCCCGATCGGCTGGTGGACTATGCGCTGTCCGATACCCGGATGGAGGGCGACACGCTCGTCGCCCATGGCGGCGCTTTCCGCAGCCGGCGCCAATGGTACGAAATCTCGTTTCGTTGCGAGCTGGACCCCAGCCAGCGCAAGGTCATCGGATTCGCCTTCCACGTCGGTGAGGCGATCCCCCGCGACGAATGGGCGATCGATAATCTCGCCGCCAGCCGGTGA
- a CDS encoding aminotransferase class IV gives MSETISTQDRGFTLGDGLFDTALALGGQMLARQRHVARLLDAAHAIGIALDPARLDAALDAALTPEPAILRTTVTRGPAGRGLWPAQAGEPTLLVTTAPWTASLMGQPARLITATGRRNAFSPSANLKTLGYLDHILAAREAAMAGADDALILNTDGRVACSTIANVFVLIAGRLITPCLSEGCLPGIMRALVIEVAPALGLAIEERPVVPEALFGADMVLLTNSVRFLRPVTALDGTELARDEDVFDRVQAALLSRLTGESGVALPVR, from the coding sequence GTGAGCGAGACCATCAGCACCCAGGATCGCGGCTTCACCCTCGGCGACGGGCTTTTCGACACCGCGCTGGCGCTGGGCGGGCAGATGCTGGCGCGCCAACGCCACGTCGCACGCCTGCTCGACGCCGCGCACGCCATCGGCATCGCCCTCGATCCCGCCCGCCTCGATGCCGCGCTCGACGCCGCGCTGACGCCTGAACCGGCCATCCTGCGCACCACCGTGACGCGCGGACCTGCGGGGCGGGGCCTGTGGCCGGCACAGGCCGGCGAGCCGACGCTCCTTGTCACCACCGCCCCTTGGACCGCCTCGCTCATGGGCCAGCCCGCACGGCTGATCACCGCCACCGGGCGGCGCAACGCGTTTTCCCCCTCGGCCAATCTGAAGACCCTCGGCTATCTCGATCACATCCTCGCCGCGCGCGAGGCCGCGATGGCGGGGGCGGACGACGCGCTGATCCTCAACACCGACGGGCGCGTCGCCTGCTCGACCATCGCCAATGTGTTTGTCCTGATCGCGGGCCGGCTCATCACGCCCTGCCTGTCGGAAGGCTGCCTGCCCGGCATCATGCGGGCGCTGGTGATCGAGGTGGCCCCCGCGCTCGGCCTGGCGATCGAGGAACGCCCCGTCGTGCCCGAGGCCCTGTTCGGCGCCGACATGGTCCTGCTCACCAACAGCGTGCGCTTCCTGCGCCCGGTGACCGCGCTGGACGGCACCGAACTGGCGCGGGACGAGGACGTGTTCGACCGGGTGCAGGCCGCCCTCCTGTCCCGCCTCACGGGCGAGAGCGGCGTGGCGCTGCCGGTGCGCTGA
- the pabB gene encoding aminodeoxychorismate synthase component I, translating to MIHEPPPLVVEIAYQEPWEAARRIAPADGEGLTFLDSAMTHPLLGRWSYVMADPFARFRVEGGQARWNGTRENGRPLDALRARLAAFAQPRLPGAMSFQAGAAGYFAYEAGRLFDRFPTPVPEPGEGAEIDLGFYDLVLAFDTLAKRAFVISTGWPESEPTRRARRARERLEEASARLAGPLPALGPAAVARDWHSNFDAASYRAAVARVIDYIRAGDIFQANFTQLFTAEIGEVDAFALYDQLRRANPATFAALIVNTDRLIASSSPERFVRLSGREVETRPIKGTVPRSVEPTLDAHRGRELSASEKDRAENVMIVDLLRNDLSRVCRPGTVKVPRLCGLETYANVHHLVSVVTGELTAGRDGLDLLAASFPGGSITGAPKIRAMEIIHELEGRPRGVYCGSIGYIGFDGAMDFNIAIRTVTVEKGEASFGVGGGITTLSEPAAEHEESLTKAERLFRAFRAPV from the coding sequence ATGATTCACGAACCGCCGCCCCTCGTCGTGGAAATCGCCTACCAGGAGCCCTGGGAAGCGGCGCGCCGCATCGCGCCCGCTGATGGCGAGGGGCTGACCTTCCTCGACAGCGCCATGACGCACCCCCTGCTGGGGCGCTGGTCCTATGTCATGGCCGATCCGTTCGCCCGCTTCCGCGTCGAGGGCGGGCAGGCGCGCTGGAACGGCACCCGCGAGAACGGGCGCCCGCTGGACGCGCTGCGCGCCCGGCTCGCCGCCTTCGCCCAGCCCCGCCTGCCCGGCGCCATGAGCTTCCAGGCCGGCGCCGCCGGCTATTTCGCCTATGAGGCCGGCCGCCTGTTCGACCGCTTCCCCACCCCGGTGCCGGAGCCCGGCGAGGGCGCGGAGATCGATCTCGGCTTCTACGATCTGGTCCTGGCCTTCGACACTCTGGCGAAGAGGGCGTTCGTCATCTCGACCGGCTGGCCGGAAAGCGAGCCCACGCGCCGCGCCCGCCGCGCCCGCGAGCGGCTGGAGGAAGCCTCGGCCCGGCTTGCCGGCCCGCTTCCCGCGCTCGGCCCCGCCGCCGTGGCCCGCGACTGGCATTCGAATTTCGACGCGGCGTCCTACCGCGCGGCCGTGGCCCGTGTGATCGACTATATTCGCGCCGGCGATATCTTTCAGGCCAACTTCACCCAGCTTTTCACCGCCGAGATCGGCGAGGTCGACGCCTTCGCGCTCTATGACCAGTTGCGCCGCGCCAATCCCGCGACCTTCGCCGCGCTGATCGTCAACACCGACCGCCTCATCGCCTCCTCCTCGCCCGAGCGCTTCGTCCGTCTCAGTGGCCGCGAGGTGGAAACCCGCCCGATCAAGGGCACGGTGCCACGGTCGGTCGAGCCCACGCTGGACGCCCATCGCGGGCGGGAGCTGAGCGCGAGCGAAAAGGACCGCGCCGAGAACGTGATGATCGTCGACCTGCTGCGCAACGATCTCTCGCGGGTCTGCCGGCCGGGCACGGTGAAGGTGCCGCGCCTGTGCGGGCTGGAGACCTACGCCAATGTGCATCATCTGGTGTCGGTGGTGACCGGCGAACTGACCGCCGGCCGCGACGGGCTGGACCTGCTCGCGGCCTCGTTTCCGGGCGGCTCCATCACCGGCGCCCCCAAGATCCGCGCCATGGAGATCATCCATGAGCTGGAGGGGCGCCCGCGGGGGGTCTATTGCGGCTCGATCGGCTATATCGGCTTCGACGGGGCCATGGACTTCAACATCGCCATCCGCACCGTGACGGTGGAGAAGGGCGAGGCCAGCTTCGGCGTCGGCGGGGGTATCACCACCCTTTCCGAGCCGGCGGCCGAACATGAGGAAAGCCTCACCAAGGCCGAACGGCTGTTCCGTGCCTTCCGGGCCCCTGTGTGA
- a CDS encoding tripartite tricarboxylate transporter substrate binding protein BugD — MKSLKAAAVALTALVAGAMPFGAATAQDYPDRTVTMVVPFSAGGPTDTVARLIAESMSRSLGQQVIVENVGGAGGTRGAGQVAKATPDGYTVLLHHIGMATAPTLYRKLPYNVLNDFEEVGLVTDVPMTMIAKADLEPTDAAALLAFVKDKKDAVIYGNAGVGSASHLCGMLFMSAVGAQMTTVPYQGTGPAMNDLIGGQIDLMCDQTTNTTGQIKAGKVKAYGVTTKQRLKSLPDLPTFEEGGLPGFEIAVWHGIYAPKGTPKPAIDKLNAALVAALQDPKVIARFADLGTEPVALDRATPEVHRQFLEAEVKKWKPVIQEAGVFAD; from the coding sequence ATGAAGAGCCTTAAAGCAGCCGCCGTCGCGCTGACGGCGCTGGTCGCTGGCGCGATGCCGTTCGGCGCCGCGACGGCGCAGGACTACCCGGACCGGACCGTGACCATGGTGGTCCCGTTCTCGGCCGGCGGTCCCACCGACACCGTCGCGCGCCTCATCGCGGAATCGATGTCCCGTTCGCTCGGCCAGCAGGTGATCGTGGAGAATGTCGGCGGCGCCGGCGGCACCCGGGGCGCGGGCCAGGTCGCCAAGGCGACCCCCGATGGCTACACCGTGCTGCTGCACCATATCGGCATGGCGACCGCGCCGACGCTGTATCGCAAGCTGCCCTACAACGTGCTGAACGACTTCGAGGAAGTCGGGCTCGTGACCGACGTGCCGATGACGATGATCGCGAAGGCCGATCTCGAACCGACGGACGCCGCCGCGCTGCTGGCCTTCGTGAAGGACAAGAAGGACGCGGTGATCTACGGCAATGCGGGCGTCGGCTCGGCCTCGCATCTGTGCGGCATGCTGTTCATGTCGGCTGTCGGGGCGCAGATGACCACGGTTCCCTATCAGGGCACCGGCCCGGCGATGAACGACCTGATCGGCGGCCAGATCGACCTGATGTGCGACCAGACCACCAATACCACGGGCCAGATCAAGGCCGGCAAGGTGAAGGCCTATGGCGTCACCACTAAGCAGCGGCTGAAGTCGCTGCCGGATCTGCCGACCTTCGAGGAAGGCGGGCTGCCCGGCTTCGAGATCGCGGTGTGGCACGGCATCTACGCGCCCAAGGGCACGCCGAAGCCGGCGATCGACAAGCTCAACGCGGCGCTGGTGGCGGCGCTGCAGGACCCGAAGGTGATCGCACGCTTCGCCGATCTCGGCACCGAGCCGGTCGCGCTCGATCGCGCCACGCCGGAGGTGCACCGGCAGTTCCTGGAGGCCGAGGTCAAGAAGTGGAAGCCGGTGATCCAGGAAGCCGGCGTGTTCGCCGACTGA
- a CDS encoding tripartite tricarboxylate transporter TctB family protein, producing MTRFVKSPKDVATGLLLIVTAAFFAWQGADLPMGRAIKMGPGYFPMVLAGLLAFFGLIVLVGGLTSGAAQGEPINVRRWPWRALILVSVAVTVFGVGIRPFGLGPAMGLAVFISSLASHRFTFGSGVAMALVMVAFSWAVFIKGLGLPLPMLGPWLGGY from the coding sequence ATGACGCGATTCGTGAAGTCGCCGAAGGATGTCGCCACCGGCCTCCTTCTGATCGTGACGGCCGCCTTCTTCGCCTGGCAGGGCGCGGACCTGCCGATGGGCCGCGCCATCAAGATGGGGCCGGGCTATTTCCCGATGGTATTGGCCGGGCTGCTGGCCTTCTTCGGCCTCATCGTGCTGGTGGGCGGCCTGACCTCCGGCGCCGCGCAGGGCGAGCCGATCAATGTGCGGCGGTGGCCGTGGCGGGCGCTGATCCTGGTGTCGGTGGCGGTGACGGTGTTCGGCGTGGGGATCCGTCCGTTCGGCCTCGGCCCGGCCATGGGGCTGGCGGTGTTCATCTCCTCGCTGGCCAGCCACCGCTTCACCTTCGGCAGCGGCGTCGCCATGGCGCTGGTCATGGTGGCGTTCTCGTGGGCGGTGTTCATCAAGGGGCTCGGGCTGCCGCTGCCCATGCTCGGTCCCTGGCTCGGCGGCTACTGA
- a CDS encoding tripartite tricarboxylate transporter permease — MEIFDNLALGFSVAFSFQNLIYCFIGVLLGTLIGVLPGLGPVPTIAMLLPITFGLPPVAALIMLAGIYYGAQYGGSTTAILINLPGESSSVVTAIDGYQMARQGRAGAALATAALGSFFAGSVATFLLAVFAPPLSDLALKFGPPEYFALMVLGLVASVALASGSVIKALAMVVLGILLGLSGQDVYTGTPRFTFDILELADGIEFVALAMGVFGIGEIIRNLEDEHSRTVMVQKVKGLLLSKDDIKRIIGPVVRGTFLGSFLGILPGGGAVLSSFAAYSIEKRISRYPARFGKGAIEGVAAPESANNAGAQTSFIPMLTLGIPSNPVMALMIGALIIQGIVPGPNVVSEQPDLFWGIVASMWIGNFMLVVLNLPLIGVWVRLLTVPYHILFPLIVGFCCIGVYSVNNNEFSVYTMALFGFIGYVLVKLDCEPAPLLLGFIIGPMLEEYLRRAMLISRGDPTVFFTRPISATMLGLAVFALAVVLLPSVRRKREEAFKE; from the coding sequence GTGGAAATTTTCGACAATCTCGCGCTCGGGTTTTCGGTCGCCTTCAGCTTCCAGAACCTCATCTACTGCTTCATCGGCGTGCTGCTGGGCACGCTGATCGGGGTGTTGCCGGGCCTCGGGCCGGTGCCGACCATCGCCATGCTTCTGCCGATCACTTTCGGCCTGCCGCCGGTGGCGGCGCTGATCATGCTCGCGGGCATCTATTACGGCGCGCAATACGGGGGATCGACGACGGCGATCCTGATCAACCTGCCGGGCGAGAGTTCCTCGGTCGTCACCGCGATCGACGGCTACCAGATGGCGCGGCAGGGGCGGGCAGGGGCCGCGCTGGCCACGGCGGCGCTGGGCTCGTTCTTCGCCGGCTCGGTCGCGACTTTCCTGCTGGCGGTGTTCGCGCCGCCGCTGTCGGATCTCGCGCTGAAATTCGGACCGCCGGAATATTTCGCGCTGATGGTGCTGGGCCTCGTCGCCTCGGTGGCGCTGGCCTCGGGTTCGGTGATCAAGGCGCTGGCGATGGTGGTGCTGGGCATCCTGCTCGGCCTCTCGGGGCAGGATGTCTACACCGGCACGCCCCGCTTCACCTTCGACATACTGGAGTTGGCCGACGGCATCGAATTCGTCGCGCTGGCCATGGGCGTGTTCGGCATCGGCGAGATCATCCGCAACCTGGAGGACGAGCACAGCCGCACGGTGATGGTGCAGAAGGTCAAGGGCCTTTTGCTGTCCAAGGACGATATCAAGCGAATCATCGGGCCGGTGGTTCGCGGCACCTTCCTCGGCTCGTTCCTCGGCATCCTGCCGGGCGGCGGGGCGGTGCTCTCGTCCTTCGCCGCCTATTCGATCGAGAAGCGGATATCGCGCTATCCCGCGCGCTTCGGCAAGGGCGCCATCGAGGGCGTGGCGGCACCCGAATCAGCCAACAATGCGGGTGCGCAGACCTCCTTCATCCCCATGCTGACGCTCGGCATCCCGTCCAACCCGGTGATGGCGCTGATGATCGGCGCGCTCATCATCCAGGGCATCGTGCCCGGCCCGAACGTGGTGAGCGAGCAGCCCGACCTGTTCTGGGGCATCGTCGCCTCGATGTGGATCGGCAATTTCATGCTGGTGGTGCTGAACCTGCCGCTGATCGGGGTCTGGGTCCGGCTGCTCACCGTGCCCTATCACATCCTGTTCCCGCTGATCGTCGGCTTCTGCTGCATCGGCGTCTACAGCGTGAACAACAACGAGTTCTCGGTCTACACGATGGCCCTGTTCGGGTTCATCGGCTACGTGCTGGTGAAGCTGGACTGCGAGCCGGCGCCGCTGCTGCTTGGCTTCATCATCGGGCCGATGCTGGAGGAATATCTGCGCCGGGCGATGCTGATCTCGCGCGGCGATCCAACGGTGTTCTTCACCCGTCCGATTTCCGCGACAATGCTGGGTTTGGCGGTGTTCGCGCTGGCCGTGGTGCTGCTCCCCTCGGTGCGCCGGAAGCGGGAAGAAGCGTTTAAAGAGTGA
- a CDS encoding transglutaminase family protein, with amino-acid sequence MQTLIVRHVTHYSYANPVEFQPHRLMLRPRDSHDLRLVAAELSIWPHGNVHWLHDVFGNSVATVDFLEPSNELKIESVLTLERFGLGWPAFELDESARDYPFVYSSDDRIDLGRMRDCHYPDPAGELESWAKGFIATRPTDTMALLTDMNNSIHRGFGYQMRHEQGTQAPLDTLRLGTGSCRDFALLLIEAARALGFGARFVTGYLYDPALDGDESNVVGAGATHAWADIYLPGAGWVEFDPTNGTIAADNLIRVAVTRDPSQAVPVAGGFTGMIGDYLGMSVDVSVRSQAEPLAA; translated from the coding sequence ATGCAGACCCTTATCGTCCGGCACGTCACGCATTACAGCTACGCCAACCCGGTCGAATTCCAACCCCACCGACTGATGCTGCGGCCGCGCGACAGCCACGACCTGCGCCTCGTCGCCGCCGAACTCTCGATCTGGCCGCACGGTAACGTGCACTGGTTGCACGACGTGTTCGGCAACTCCGTCGCCACCGTCGATTTTCTCGAGCCCTCCAACGAGCTGAAGATCGAGAGCGTGCTGACGCTGGAGCGCTTCGGGCTCGGCTGGCCGGCGTTTGAGCTCGATGAGAGTGCGCGCGACTACCCCTTCGTCTATTCCTCCGACGACCGCATCGATCTCGGCCGCATGCGCGACTGCCATTACCCGGACCCGGCCGGGGAGCTGGAGAGCTGGGCCAAGGGGTTCATCGCCACGCGCCCGACGGACACGATGGCGCTGCTCACCGACATGAACAACAGCATCCATCGCGGCTTCGGCTACCAGATGCGCCACGAGCAGGGCACCCAGGCGCCGCTCGACACGCTGAGGCTGGGAACCGGCTCCTGCCGCGATTTCGCGCTGCTGCTGATCGAGGCGGCCCGCGCGCTCGGCTTCGGCGCCCGCTTCGTGACCGGCTATCTCTACGATCCGGCGCTGGATGGCGACGAGTCGAACGTCGTCGGGGCCGGGGCGACGCATGCCTGGGCCGACATCTACCTGCCGGGCGCGGGGTGGGTGGAGTTCGACCCGACCAACGGCACCATCGCGGCCGACAACCTCATCCGTGTCGCGGTGACGCGTGACCCGAGCCAGGCGGTGCCGGTCGCGGGCGGCTTCACCGGCATGATCGGCGATTATCTCGGTATGAGCGTCGACGTCTCTGTGCGCTCCCAGGCCGAGCCGCTGGCGGCCTGA
- a CDS encoding HXXEE domain-containing protein: protein MSFQVWAWLALLAYMLHIMEEFAFDWRNWARDVLKLPVEWGDFHVANAAVVVLGFAQAQISYALPVAALAFATLMLINATFFHVVPMMAARGRFSPGAFTAVLLFFPVSLGVYRSAAAEGQLSALTLIGAIVGGVLLAVYPLVLLRLRSLPYFRQAP from the coding sequence ATGAGCTTTCAGGTCTGGGCCTGGCTGGCGCTGCTGGCCTACATGCTTCACATCATGGAGGAGTTCGCGTTCGACTGGCGCAACTGGGCGCGCGACGTGCTCAAGCTGCCGGTCGAGTGGGGGGATTTCCACGTCGCCAATGCGGCCGTGGTGGTGCTGGGCTTCGCGCAGGCGCAGATTTCCTATGCGCTGCCGGTCGCCGCGCTCGCCTTCGCCACGCTGATGCTGATCAACGCGACCTTCTTCCATGTGGTGCCGATGATGGCGGCGCGCGGGCGCTTCTCGCCGGGGGCGTTCACAGCCGTGCTGCTGTTCTTCCCGGTGTCGCTCGGCGTCTATCGCAGCGCGGCGGCGGAAGGCCAGCTGTCAGCGCTGACCCTCATCGGGGCCATCGTCGGCGGGGTGTTGCTGGCGGTGTACCCGCTCGTCCTGCTGCGGCTGAGGAGCCTGCCCTATTTCAGGCAGGCCCCCTAG
- a CDS encoding alkene reductase: MTSTPDLFESYRLGDITLANRIVMAPLTRNRAVAGLVPSPLAVEYYAQRASAGLIVTEATQVSATAQGYQDTPGIFTDAQVEGWKAITSAVRAKGGRMFVQLWHVGRVSHRSLQPGGAAPLAPSAIRAETKTYVNNTFVEVDEPRALTLDEIPGIVDDFRKAAANAIRAGFDGVEIHAANGYLIDQFLRDGANQRTDAYGGSIENRVRFLKEVMEAVVGEIGASRTGVRISPVTPANGLTDSDPAALFAHVMDVLETIAPVYVHMIEGATGGPRDVVPGFDFEALHQRYSGTWMVNNGYDKAMAEQALASGKADLVAFGKLFISNPDLVERLKQDAAFNELDRDHLYGGGAKGYIDYPTLESVGA, from the coding sequence ATGACCTCCACACCCGACCTGTTTGAAAGCTATCGCCTCGGTGACATCACGCTGGCGAACCGCATCGTCATGGCGCCGCTGACGCGCAACCGCGCCGTCGCCGGGCTGGTGCCCTCCCCGCTCGCGGTCGAGTATTACGCCCAGCGCGCCTCGGCCGGCCTCATCGTCACCGAAGCCACGCAGGTCTCCGCCACCGCGCAGGGCTACCAGGACACGCCCGGCATCTTCACCGACGCCCAGGTCGAGGGCTGGAAGGCGATCACCAGCGCCGTCCGCGCCAAGGGCGGGCGCATGTTCGTGCAGCTCTGGCATGTCGGGCGCGTCTCGCACCGCTCGCTACAGCCCGGCGGGGCCGCCCCGCTGGCGCCCTCGGCCATCCGCGCCGAGACCAAGACCTACGTGAACAACACCTTCGTCGAGGTCGACGAGCCCCGCGCGCTCACGCTCGACGAGATCCCCGGCATCGTCGACGACTTCCGCAAGGCCGCCGCCAACGCCATCCGCGCCGGCTTCGACGGCGTCGAGATCCATGCCGCGAACGGCTACCTGATCGACCAGTTCCTGCGCGACGGCGCCAACCAGCGCACCGACGCCTATGGCGGCTCGATCGAGAACCGCGTGCGGTTCCTGAAGGAAGTCATGGAGGCCGTCGTCGGCGAGATCGGCGCCAGCCGCACCGGCGTGCGCATCTCCCCGGTCACCCCGGCCAACGGGCTGACCGACAGCGACCCGGCCGCGCTCTTCGCCCATGTCATGGACGTGCTGGAGACGATCGCCCCGGTCTATGTCCACATGATCGAGGGCGCCACCGGCGGCCCGCGCGACGTGGTGCCCGGCTTTGACTTCGAGGCCCTGCACCAGCGCTACAGCGGCACCTGGATGGTCAATAACGGCTACGACAAGGCCATGGCCGAACAGGCGCTCGCCTCCGGCAAGGCCGACCTCGTCGCCTTCGGCAAGCTCTTCATCTCCAACCCGGATCTCGTTGAGCGCCTGAAGCAGGACGCGGCCTTCAACGAGCTCGACCGCGACCATCTCTATGGTGGCGGCGCCAAGGGCTACATCGACTATCCCACGCTGGAGAGCGTCGGCGCCTGA
- a CDS encoding MarR family winged helix-turn-helix transcriptional regulator — translation MPHLPEDDILTVIHEVAHLMRTRFDQRARAHGMTRAQWVILVKLRRGPAPTQNELAAMVEVEPITVARLIDRLEARGFVERRHDPEDRRAWRLHLLPAAEPILEEIAVARAEMLAQLLGSDVDAREAASTETTLRKMKSNLQSADGRSCAAVS, via the coding sequence ATGCCCCATCTGCCCGAGGACGACATTCTCACGGTCATTCACGAGGTCGCGCATCTGATGCGCACCCGTTTCGACCAGCGCGCCCGCGCCCATGGCATGACGCGCGCGCAGTGGGTGATCCTGGTCAAGCTGCGTCGCGGCCCGGCGCCGACACAGAACGAGCTGGCCGCGATGGTCGAGGTGGAGCCGATCACCGTCGCGCGCCTGATCGACCGTCTGGAGGCGCGTGGTTTTGTCGAGCGTCGCCATGACCCCGAGGACCGCAGGGCCTGGCGTCTGCACCTGCTGCCGGCCGCCGAACCGATCCTCGAGGAGATCGCGGTCGCGCGGGCCGAGATGCTTGCCCAGTTGCTGGGAAGTGATGTGGACGCGCGGGAAGCCGCCTCCACCGAGACCACGCTGCGCAAGATGAAATCGAACCTGCAATCGGCGGACGGGCGCTCCTGCGCCGCCGTCTCCTGA